The following is a genomic window from Prunus persica cultivar Lovell chromosome G7, Prunus_persica_NCBIv2, whole genome shotgun sequence.
ATGCATGTTTCGGGCTTTTCAAACAAGAAACTGAGATTTACAGTGTTTTTACATGGAATGGAAGCATACATGAAGCTACGACATGTCAAACAAGAAATTCGTTGACTCGAAGATACAATGAgctaaaaaaaactgaaatggaAATGCCATGAAACTGTCATGGAAACACAATACAATACTAATAAATGTAAGAAACTGCAGAAAAAATCCATTGGTTTACCAAAAAGTAAATATCAGAAACTAAAGAAGAGAGGTTCAAGGCCTTGAACACCAATGCAAGAATTTCAAAAGTGATGTTTTTACCATTTGGAAATGAGTTCAAAAGCTCTCCTAATATTTATACAGATGTTCTAATTGTCAGAGTTCGATAGGCCCTGGCTTCTGAGAAGTCTAGCTCTATGCCTTCTCTTGAAAACATCTTGCCTGAACTTCTTGGTCTCGGTCTTCATCTCCAAGAAGGGTTTCCTCTctatactttctttttcattctcCAACATCCTTTGCCTCTTTGCAACAGCCAAGGCTGCAGCCTGGTTTTCCTGCTGTTGAATCTCTGTCTCTTCCTGTACATTCATATCTATAAACAACTGTGCACGGATAATAGGTGTCCATATATGCACGTCTGTGCGCTTGTATTTGCTAATATGTCAAATGTGCATATTAAGGACTTCATTCATTACACACATAATCTTTCATCTTTTTAATGTTGGTGAATTTGTTGGCActcattttttctttggatTTGGGAGATTGATAGTGCCACTTAGTAAAAGCATGTCAATAATCACTCAAAATAAAAGTGAGTAAAACATATCAGGAAGGGTAAATGAGGACCCACCTGAAGATCACGAATGAGACCATCAAGCGATTTAATTTTCCTATGTGGCCACCGAGGAATACCAAATTCTCTACATTTCTTTTTAAGTACTGTAAGTCCAACATTCAGATTTCTCGAAGCTTCCACAATTGGGAGATCAAAATACTTGGCCAGATCTGATAAAGCGATATTCGCTACATGTTCACTTGGtgcccttttcttcttcttctccataatACCTGCAACCTTGCACCTAACCTATGAgatatcaaatttaaataacgAGCAGAACATTTTTTTAAGAcaaaatattattgaatatCAATTTCTATGAAAGATCCAGTCTTTTACTACCTCATATATTAGCAAATGTTAGTCagatttaaaataaacatatcaCTTGTTAGTTGCTTCAGTTTATGGAAATGAATGAAACTTTTAAGTTCTAGCATTCTAAAGTAAGCTTCTGCTGAGACAAACTCTAGATTCAGCTCCATATTACTGCAATGCCATAGAAGAAAATACTGAAGAATGCATAGAAATTTGTTTGGTGTcttctcatatatttttttaagttcAACTCATGTGGCAATAGAGATAGAAAACAATGGCAACTAACCTGGTAAACTTCTTCCAATTTCTTGATCCTCAGACGATTCGGACATTGGGACAGGACATGGAAGACTGTTAAGATCCAGATCAAGTATGGGCGAACTTCTTATTAGTTGATGGTTATTGTCATTACTCCCTTGGCATGTTTCCTCCCCTGACCTTTGCAATGGTTTTTTGTTGCTCAACTCGAAAATCATCTGAAGATCATTAGCCAAAGCTGGAATCGACTTCAACTTCCGATTTCTGATCAATTGGGAGGAAAGATTGTTAGAATTATGAACAAAACTagagagaaaacaaagaaatttgaaatgaTCAAAACTTTCGATAGAGGTGGGGTAGGGTAGCTGGAGCTGGGGTTGAGATTAGGTCTAGAGCAAATAAGGGTAATATCTTCAGCAACCAATTAAATGTGATGAATTGTTTTGCAGAGAAATTTTAGAAATGGAAAATACTTTCCATAAAAGTGTTTTTATGTCCTATGCTAATTGAGCAAGTTATTCTGTTAAAATCCAGGAATTTTCTCCTTTTAGgtgaattttaaatatatactaTCTATGTTAAACTGCTATGAAAACCTCAGGGGATCCACATCAAACTCTATAA
Proteins encoded in this region:
- the LOC18769336 gene encoding protein RKD5, with the protein product MDSSDCEPHLLRSLLVFKNTINQELIRSLHVYRLDEGKENEVEREFVLSASEPYVELPADPLLRLMKFPVSQVHEGHVNGCWVCIFAFQANFPPNFTCIPSILSVSRNRKLKSIPALANDLQMIFELSNKKPLQRSGEETCQGSNDNNHQLIRSSPILDLDLNSLPCPVPMSESSEDQEIGRSLPGIMEKKKKRAPSEHVANIALSDLAKYFDLPIVEASRNLNVGLTVLKKKCREFGIPRWPHRKIKSLDGLIRDLQEETEIQQQENQAAALAVAKRQRMLENEKESIERKPFLEMKTETKKFRQDVFKRRHRARLLRSQGLSNSDN